Proteins from a genomic interval of Oreochromis aureus strain Israel breed Guangdong linkage group 6, ZZ_aureus, whole genome shotgun sequence:
- the LOC116326001 gene encoding histone PARylation factor 1 isoform X1, which produces MTGRAKRKPKAVQEKGTNNGEVKKARSEESNDVLPSGVKSEQRDELMQLYSFQMPEDLYHFWEFCSELCTDNPRGALKDSLGLQLVGPFDILAGAHKNSKNSQPNFHLHWRYFYDPPELQTILTGSEDSQHHIGYYRDTPDSLPSFVGENEAKKSCTITQMGDNVFAAVHLYLLRKRKERGSKKTGDEALETLEAKLRDKAQTLGFSLEQKTKDMKQRDKKVVTKTFHGAGIVVPVDKNDVGYRELPETDAGLKKICKAIVEARTDEERVKAFGPIQEMITFVQFANDECDYGMGYELGIDLFCYGSHYFHKVIKQLLPMAYSLLKRNLFGEILEAHLSSRSHDNIDQLSAH; this is translated from the exons ATGACAGGGCGCGCAAAAAGAAAACCCAAAGCCGTTCAG GAAAAAGGCACAAATAATGGAGAGGTGAAGAAAGCCCGAAGTGAAGAATCCAATGATGTGCTGCCATCGGGAGTGAAATCGGAGCAACGTGATGAGCTGATGCAGTTGTACAGTTTTCAAATGCCAGAAGATCTGTACCACTTCTGGGAATTCTGCAGCGAGCTTTGCACTGACAACCCCCGTG GTGCTCTGAAAGACTCGCTGGGATTGCAGCTGGTTGGACCATTTGATATTTTGGCAGGAGCTCACAAAAACTCCAAGAATTCCCAGCCGAACTTCCACCTTCACTGGCGATATTTTTATGACCCACCAGAGTTACAGACCATACTCACAGGGAGTGAGGACAGCCAGCATCACATTGGTTACTACAG AGATACTCCCGACTCCCTCCCTTCGTTCGTTGGGGAAAATGAAGCCAAGAAGAGCTGTACTATAACACAGATGGGGGACAACGTGTTTGCTGCAGTCCA CCTATATCTGCTGAGGAAGAGGAAAGAGAGGGGCAGTAAGAAAACTGGGGATGAGGCGCTGGAAACCTTGGAGGCAAAGCTGAGAGACAAAGCACAGACTCTGGGCTTTTCTCTAGAGCAGAAGACCAAAGACATgaagcagagagacaagaaG GTCGTAACAAAGACCTTCCACGGCGCGGGCATTGTTGTACCTGTAGACAAGAATGATGTTGGATACAGGGAACTTCCAGAAACAGATG CTGGCCTCAAGAAAATTTGTAAAGCCATTGTTGAAGCACGGACTGATGAAGAACGCGTCAAAGCCTTTGGACCGATCCAGGAAATGATAACATTTGTTCAGTTTGCTAATGATGAGTGCGATTATGGCATGGGCTATGAACTGGGAATAGACCTCTTCTGTTATGGATCTCAT TACTTCCACAAGGTTATCAAGCAACTTCTGCCCATGGCTTACAGCTTACTGAAAAGGAACTTGTTTGGAGAAATTTTGGAGGCCCATCTGTCAAGTCGTAGCCATGACAACATAGACCAACTCtctgcacattaa
- the LOC116326001 gene encoding histone PARylation factor 1 isoform X2, producing MTGRAKRKPKAVQEKGTNNGEVKKARSEESNDVLPSGVKSEQRDELMQLYSFQMPEDLYHFWEFCSELCTDNPRGALKDSLGLQLVGPFDILAGAHKNSKNSQPNFHLHWRYFYDPPELQTILTGSEDSQHHIGYYRDTPDSLPSFVGENEAKKSCTITQMGDNVFAAVHLYLLRKRKERGSKKTGDEALETLEAKLRDKAQTLGFSLEQKTKDMKQRDKKVVTKTFHGAGIVVPVDKNDVGYRELPETDVLPQGYQATSAHGLQLTEKELVWRNFGGPSVKS from the exons ATGACAGGGCGCGCAAAAAGAAAACCCAAAGCCGTTCAG GAAAAAGGCACAAATAATGGAGAGGTGAAGAAAGCCCGAAGTGAAGAATCCAATGATGTGCTGCCATCGGGAGTGAAATCGGAGCAACGTGATGAGCTGATGCAGTTGTACAGTTTTCAAATGCCAGAAGATCTGTACCACTTCTGGGAATTCTGCAGCGAGCTTTGCACTGACAACCCCCGTG GTGCTCTGAAAGACTCGCTGGGATTGCAGCTGGTTGGACCATTTGATATTTTGGCAGGAGCTCACAAAAACTCCAAGAATTCCCAGCCGAACTTCCACCTTCACTGGCGATATTTTTATGACCCACCAGAGTTACAGACCATACTCACAGGGAGTGAGGACAGCCAGCATCACATTGGTTACTACAG AGATACTCCCGACTCCCTCCCTTCGTTCGTTGGGGAAAATGAAGCCAAGAAGAGCTGTACTATAACACAGATGGGGGACAACGTGTTTGCTGCAGTCCA CCTATATCTGCTGAGGAAGAGGAAAGAGAGGGGCAGTAAGAAAACTGGGGATGAGGCGCTGGAAACCTTGGAGGCAAAGCTGAGAGACAAAGCACAGACTCTGGGCTTTTCTCTAGAGCAGAAGACCAAAGACATgaagcagagagacaagaaG GTCGTAACAAAGACCTTCCACGGCGCGGGCATTGTTGTACCTGTAGACAAGAATGATGTTGGATACAGGGAACTTCCAGAAACAGATG TACTTCCACAAGGTTATCAAGCAACTTCTGCCCATGGCTTACAGCTTACTGAAAAGGAACTTGTTTGGAGAAATTTTGGAGGCCCATCTGTCAAGTCGTAG